A DNA window from Candidatus Protochlamydia naegleriophila contains the following coding sequences:
- the folP gene encoding dihydropteroate synthase, whose amino-acid sequence MTRIMGILNVTPDSSSDQGRWFDPSLALQRGREIFHEGADILDIGGESTRPGAPSVSTEEELRRVIPILKALKKELPIPFSIDTMKAKVAAAALEAGATLINDVAGFRDKDMRALAAQSQASICVMHMYETPATMQDNPIYPGGVIPFLLDWFPRQIDLLLSAGVKEQQIILDPGIGFGKTVADNVEILQNLHRIKGLGFPVLVGLSRKSFLGKIINKPYSELLPASLAANTLAILAQVDIIRVHDVAAHRDVLKVMQQFNPLTP is encoded by the coding sequence ATGACGCGTATAATGGGCATACTTAATGTCACACCAGACTCATCATCCGATCAGGGGCGCTGGTTTGATCCCTCGCTTGCGCTTCAACGAGGCAGGGAGATCTTTCACGAAGGCGCCGACATCTTGGACATAGGCGGCGAGTCAACGCGTCCAGGCGCCCCGTCTGTTTCTACAGAAGAGGAGCTTAGGCGAGTCATTCCAATCCTTAAGGCTTTAAAAAAAGAGCTGCCCATTCCTTTCTCAATCGATACGATGAAGGCTAAGGTAGCAGCCGCTGCCTTAGAAGCTGGAGCCACACTGATCAATGATGTGGCGGGCTTTCGCGATAAAGACATGCGGGCTTTGGCAGCGCAATCGCAAGCCTCTATTTGCGTCATGCATATGTACGAAACTCCAGCCACCATGCAAGACAATCCGATCTATCCAGGCGGCGTCATCCCTTTTTTACTCGACTGGTTTCCAAGACAAATCGACCTTCTTCTATCAGCCGGTGTAAAAGAGCAACAGATTATTTTGGACCCCGGGATTGGATTTGGAAAAACCGTTGCCGATAATGTTGAAATCCTACAGAATTTGCACAGAATTAAGGGATTGGGGTTTCCTGTCTTAGTAGGACTTTCACGTAAATCATTTCTTGGAAAGATCATAAATAAACCTTACTCAGAATTGCTTCCCGCATCCCTTGCCGCCAATACTTTGGCAATTCTGGCTCAAGTAGACATCATCCGCGTCCATGATGTGGCGGCTCACCGGGATGTCCTTAAAGTCATGCAGCAATTCAACCCCCTAACGCCCTGA
- the cdaA gene encoding diadenylate cyclase CdaA, with protein MWFFQLMVPVVEILIIAIIVYYLLSFFWNTRAMDLLYGSLAFLGFFALAKWLNLPVLEKLMYYVVNVAVLALLIIFQPELRLALSKLSLKSKKYREITEFDKFLESISQSIYRLSERRIGALVVLENQDSLEDLANKAVLINAQFSPELLESIFITTTPLHDGAVLIRGTTIMSAATILPLADDSTHLSKSMGTRHRAGLGISQLTDALVIVVSEETGKVSIARDGIMTRGVKVDRFKGIIRSVFSPPKTAIPTSLNFWEQLKLWKR; from the coding sequence ATGTGGTTTTTTCAATTAATGGTTCCCGTGGTAGAGATTTTGATCATTGCGATCATAGTCTACTATCTTCTTTCGTTTTTTTGGAACACAAGAGCCATGGACTTGCTCTATGGGAGTTTGGCCTTCTTAGGCTTTTTCGCCCTAGCAAAATGGCTGAACTTGCCGGTTTTAGAAAAACTCATGTACTACGTTGTCAATGTGGCCGTCCTGGCTCTATTAATTATCTTCCAGCCAGAGCTGCGCTTAGCCCTATCAAAATTAAGCTTGAAGAGTAAGAAGTACCGCGAAATTACTGAGTTTGACAAATTTTTAGAAAGCATTTCTCAGTCGATCTATCGTCTCTCAGAAAGAAGAATTGGTGCACTGGTTGTACTTGAGAATCAAGATTCCCTTGAAGATCTAGCAAATAAGGCCGTTCTCATTAATGCTCAATTTTCCCCAGAGCTTTTAGAATCGATCTTTATTACAACAACTCCACTGCACGATGGAGCCGTCCTCATCCGAGGAACCACTATCATGTCGGCCGCAACCATTTTACCTTTGGCAGACGACAGCACTCACTTATCTAAATCAATGGGTACCAGGCATCGGGCAGGGCTTGGCATAAGTCAGTTAACCGATGCCCTCGTTATCGTCGTCTCTGAAGAAACTGGTAAGGTTTCCATCGCCCGTGACGGAATCATGACCCGGGGAGTCAAAGTCGACCGTTTCAAAGGAATCATTCGCAGTGTCTTTAGCCCTCCCAAGACCGCTATTCCGACTAGTTTGAACTTTTGGGAGCAGTTAAAATTATGGAAACGTTAA